In Quercus lobata isolate SW786 chromosome 12, ValleyOak3.0 Primary Assembly, whole genome shotgun sequence, a genomic segment contains:
- the LOC115970860 gene encoding dirigent protein 22-like has protein sequence MATKIVILSFMFLLALATSIEASKYQFQKLKETNMVFYMQDWETGANVTATPIAGIPHKRWLILGFGTIFATDDKLAVAIERNSSEVGRAHGMYVNSALDGSDLHLLMSFVFSNKEYNGSTLEIQGADRIFQKYREVSVVSGTGFFRLARGYATLETVFLDIPNSNAIIRWNVTVFHY, from the coding sequence ATGGCAACTAAAATTGTCATCTTGTCTTTCATGTTCCTCCTAGCTCTAGCCACATCCATTGAAGCTTCAAAGTACCAGTTCCAAAAGCTGAAAGAAACCAACATGGTGTTCTACATGCAAGATTGGGAGACGGGTGCCAATGTCACTGCCACCCCAATCGCTGGCATCCCCCACAAACGGTGGTTGATCCTTGGGTTCGGAACAATCTTTGCGACGGATGATAAGTTGGCAGTAGCTATTGAAAGGAACTCATCTGAGGTTGGAAGGGCTCATGGCATGTACGTGAACTCAGCATTGGATGGCTCTGATTTGCATTTATTGATGTCATTTGTGTTCTCCAACAAGGAGTACAATGGTAGCACCTTAGAAATACAAGGGGCAGACAGGATCTTTCAAAAGTATAGGGAGGTATCTGTGGTTTCAGGAACCGGGTTTTTCAGGTTGGCTCGTGGTTATGCTACTTTGGAGACTGTTTTTCTTGACATTCCCAATTCTAATGCAATCATCCGGTGGAATGTGACAGTTTTTCACTACTGA